In a genomic window of Flavobacterium sp. KACC 22761:
- a CDS encoding phosphatase PAP2 family protein, producing MFYKAISLVFLFGLFSANAQQNDSITKIDTTSNHLKFNYKQLIIPSVLIGYGVIGIGNDQLLNFNHQIQSEVTEDIDEKITIDDFSQYAPAASVYALNAFGVKGKNNIRDRSVILVTSYAIMATTVLSLKSIVHEERPDGSSNNSFPSGHTATAFMGAEFLYQEYKDKSIWYGIAGYAVATGTGLFRIYNNRHWLTDVAAGAGIGILSTKIAYWINPYITKKLFKSDSENKSTSMIMPFYNGQQYGLGFAKVF from the coding sequence ATGTTTTACAAAGCCATTTCCCTGGTATTTCTATTTGGATTATTTTCTGCGAATGCACAGCAAAATGATTCGATCACAAAAATTGATACCACTTCCAATCATTTAAAATTCAATTACAAGCAATTAATTATTCCGAGTGTATTAATAGGCTATGGCGTTATTGGAATTGGAAATGACCAACTCTTAAATTTTAATCATCAGATTCAAAGTGAAGTTACTGAAGATATTGATGAAAAAATTACCATTGATGATTTCTCGCAATATGCGCCAGCTGCTTCTGTTTACGCTTTGAATGCCTTTGGCGTAAAAGGGAAAAACAATATACGCGATCGTTCGGTCATATTGGTGACTTCATATGCTATTATGGCAACAACCGTTTTGAGTTTAAAATCAATCGTCCATGAAGAAAGACCTGACGGAAGTTCGAATAACTCCTTCCCTTCTGGCCATACAGCAACGGCATTTATGGGTGCCGAATTTTTATATCAAGAATATAAAGACAAATCGATTTGGTACGGAATTGCAGGTTACGCCGTCGCAACAGGAACGGGATTATTCCGAATTTACAATAATCGTCATTGGCTGACAGATGTTGCTGCGGGAGCGGGAATTGGGATTTTGAGTACCAAAATTGCGTATTGGATTAATCCGTATATTACAAAAAAATTATTTAAGTCAGATTCTGAAAACAAATCAACTTCTATGATAATGCCTTTTTATAACGGACAGCAATATGGTTTGGGATTTGCGAAAGTTTTTTAG
- a CDS encoding ATP-binding protein — protein sequence MRIKTKLNLGVGLLFLLIIILTLVSAFYIFSIKKDTENILKANYNTLEYSRNMLLALDEITADKNHAIVIFKDNLQKQTQNVTEVGEKKGTDNLKKNFSLLEKNNSDESLKTQIRQDIFEIMKLNMNAIKQKSDIAQHTAETANLWIAIVGTLCFLIAFNLLVNLPNNIANPIKELTLSIKEIANKNYSERVHFTSHSEFGDLAKSFNTMAQKLQEYNDSNLYKLFFEKKRLETLINNMNDPIIGLDHEGIVLFANDEALKIIGLKLEDLIGKSASKLALSNDLIRSLILKEDSDIPKKQPLKIFAHGKESYFEKEILNITIIPTGEEKEINIGDVIILRNITLFKELDFAKTNFIATVSHELKTPIASIKLSLKLLENEKTGDMNEDQKQLVESIKEDSQRLLKITGELLNLSQLETGNIQLNIEKSNPHQIVNYAVEAVKVQADQKQIQLIVDADENLTEVKADSEKTGWVLINYLSNAIRYSSEKSTIHIKLKKEINQIVFQVIDTGKGIDTRYKDRVFDKYFQVPGSQKSGTGLGLAISKEFIEAQNGSVGVESNLGLGSTFWFSLKV from the coding sequence ATGAGAATTAAAACCAAATTGAATCTGGGTGTTGGATTATTATTTTTACTAATAATAATACTCACATTGGTAAGTGCCTTTTATATTTTTTCAATAAAAAAAGACACCGAAAATATTTTAAAAGCCAATTATAATACTTTAGAGTATTCTAGAAATATGCTTTTGGCATTAGATGAAATCACCGCAGATAAAAATCACGCAATTGTTATTTTCAAAGACAATCTTCAGAAACAGACACAAAATGTTACTGAAGTTGGGGAGAAAAAAGGAACTGACAACCTGAAAAAAAACTTTTCTCTTTTAGAAAAAAACAATTCTGATGAATCTTTAAAAACACAAATCAGGCAGGATATTTTTGAGATCATGAAGCTCAATATGAATGCTATAAAACAAAAAAGCGATATTGCTCAACATACCGCAGAAACTGCCAATTTATGGATTGCCATTGTGGGAACTTTATGCTTTTTGATTGCTTTTAATCTATTAGTCAATCTGCCAAATAATATTGCGAATCCTATAAAAGAATTAACGTTGAGTATTAAGGAAATTGCCAATAAAAATTATTCTGAAAGAGTTCATTTTACGAGTCACAGCGAATTTGGAGATCTCGCTAAATCGTTCAATACAATGGCGCAGAAACTTCAGGAATATAATGACAGTAATTTATACAAACTCTTTTTTGAAAAGAAACGCCTCGAAACGCTTATCAATAATATGAATGATCCTATTATTGGTTTGGATCATGAAGGAATTGTTTTGTTTGCCAATGATGAAGCGCTTAAAATTATTGGTCTAAAATTAGAGGATCTTATTGGGAAATCGGCTTCAAAACTGGCTCTGTCAAATGATTTGATTCGTTCTTTGATTTTAAAAGAAGATTCAGATATTCCTAAAAAACAACCGCTTAAAATCTTCGCTCACGGAAAAGAAAGTTATTTCGAAAAAGAGATTCTGAATATTACTATAATTCCGACTGGCGAAGAAAAAGAAATCAATATTGGCGATGTTATTATTCTGCGAAATATTACACTTTTTAAAGAATTGGATTTTGCTAAAACCAATTTTATTGCAACCGTTTCACACGAATTAAAAACACCAATTGCCTCGATAAAATTAAGTCTGAAATTGCTTGAAAACGAAAAAACAGGCGATATGAATGAAGACCAAAAACAATTGGTTGAAAGTATAAAAGAGGACAGTCAGCGACTACTGAAAATTACAGGCGAATTACTCAATTTATCGCAATTGGAAACCGGAAACATTCAACTGAATATCGAAAAAAGCAATCCGCATCAAATTGTAAATTATGCTGTTGAAGCGGTAAAAGTTCAAGCCGATCAGAAACAAATTCAGTTAATTGTTGATGCCGATGAAAACCTGACCGAAGTAAAAGCTGACAGCGAAAAAACAGGCTGGGTTTTGATTAATTATTTGTCGAATGCGATAAGATATTCATCTGAAAAAAGTACCATTCATATCAAACTTAAAAAAGAAATAAATCAAATTGTATTTCAGGTTATCGACACGGGAAAAGGAATTGACACACGATATAAAGACCGAGTTTTTGATAAATATTTTCAAGTTCCGGGAAGTCAGAAATCTGGAACGGGATTGGGATTAGCTATTAGTAAAGAATTTATTGAAGCTCAAAACGGAAGCGTTGGTGTTGAGAGTAATTTGGGATTGGGAAGTACGTTTTGGTTTTCACTGAAAGTGTAA
- a CDS encoding sensor protein KdpD, with translation MENENNAQHFLDLIQKSRKGKFKIYIGMSAGVGKTFRMLQEAHSLLKNGIDVKIGYIETHMRKETHELLAGLPIIPRRTIFYKGKQLEELDVQAIINLRPEVVIVDELAHTNVEGSKNEKRWQDVLEILDAGINVISAVNIQHIESLNEDVKRITNIDVQERIPDNVLRLADEVVNIDLTSEDLIDRLKEGKIYTPDKIPTALANFFKSEQILQLRELALKEVASQVVRKVESEVPNLHALRHEKLLACISSNEKTAKIIIRKAARLASYYNGSWYVLYVETPKESSTRIALDKQRHLINNFKLAVQLGAEVIKLENSNITDAILKTVEEKQITTVCIGKPHFNLFKVILSTTIFKRLLNKLSLSNVDLVILS, from the coding sequence ATGGAAAACGAAAACAACGCACAGCATTTTCTGGATTTGATTCAGAAATCTAGGAAAGGAAAATTTAAAATCTACATTGGGATGAGCGCCGGTGTGGGCAAGACTTTTCGTATGCTTCAGGAAGCGCATTCGTTATTGAAAAACGGAATCGATGTAAAAATTGGCTACATCGAAACGCATATGCGGAAGGAAACGCATGAACTTTTGGCCGGTTTGCCGATTATTCCGAGGCGAACAATTTTTTATAAGGGAAAACAACTTGAAGAACTCGATGTGCAAGCCATTATTAACCTTAGACCAGAAGTCGTTATTGTTGATGAATTGGCACATACCAATGTTGAAGGAAGCAAAAACGAAAAACGCTGGCAGGATGTTCTGGAGATTTTGGATGCAGGAATTAATGTCATTTCGGCCGTTAATATTCAGCATATTGAGAGTTTAAATGAAGATGTAAAACGAATTACAAATATTGATGTTCAGGAACGAATTCCCGATAATGTTTTGCGTCTGGCGGATGAAGTTGTAAATATCGATTTGACTTCAGAAGATTTGATTGATCGTTTGAAAGAAGGAAAAATTTATACGCCGGATAAAATTCCGACGGCTTTAGCGAACTTTTTTAAATCGGAACAAATTCTGCAATTGCGTGAATTGGCTTTGAAAGAAGTCGCAAGTCAAGTCGTTCGAAAAGTAGAAAGTGAAGTCCCGAATTTGCATGCTTTACGGCACGAAAAATTGTTGGCCTGCATTAGCAGTAATGAAAAAACAGCCAAAATTATAATTAGAAAAGCAGCACGATTAGCCAGTTATTACAATGGATCCTGGTATGTTTTGTATGTCGAAACGCCAAAAGAAAGCAGTACGAGAATTGCACTTGACAAACAAAGACATTTAATTAATAACTTTAAACTCGCAGTGCAATTGGGCGCGGAAGTTATTAAACTAGAAAACTCAAATATTACAGATGCTATTTTGAAAACGGTAGAAGAAAAACAAATTACAACGGTATGCATCGGGAAACCGCATTTCAATTTGTTTAAAGTAATTTTGTCTACAACAATTTTCAAGCGTTTGCTGAACAAATTGTCTTTGTCAAATGTTGATCTTGTGATATTGTCGTGA
- a CDS encoding porin — protein MKKIILTALIAFGFSNLHAQSASKSPFTFSGYVDVYYSYDFGKPENHTRPNFFYSYNKSNEVNLNLGMAKVNYSTENVRGNFALMAGTYPQYNMSAEQGLLQNVYEANVGVKISKNHNLWIDAGIMPSHIGFESAIGKDCQTLTRSILAENSPYYETGVKIGYTSESGEWYLAGMYLNGWQRIEKVEGNQTPAFGTQVTFKPSDNVTLNWSTYVGNEQPDIDKKWRYFNNFYGQFKVAEKVNLTTGFDIGSQQSAKGSEKYDVWFSPVLILQYKPTDKIQLAARGEYYSDEKGVIIATESPNGFKTYGFSANFDYLVTDNVMFRIEARNLSSKDEIFTNKDNLPTDTNTFVTTSLAISF, from the coding sequence ATGAAAAAAATAATACTTACTGCTTTAATCGCTTTTGGTTTTAGCAATTTACACGCACAGTCAGCATCTAAAAGTCCGTTTACGTTTTCGGGATATGTAGACGTTTATTACAGTTATGATTTCGGGAAACCTGAAAATCATACTCGGCCAAACTTTTTTTACAGTTATAATAAAAGCAATGAAGTCAACCTGAATTTGGGAATGGCAAAAGTGAATTATTCGACAGAAAATGTCCGTGGAAATTTTGCCTTGATGGCTGGAACTTATCCGCAGTATAATATGTCGGCTGAACAGGGTTTATTGCAAAATGTTTATGAAGCAAATGTTGGCGTTAAAATTTCTAAAAACCATAATTTATGGATTGATGCGGGAATTATGCCTTCGCATATTGGTTTTGAAAGTGCAATTGGAAAAGATTGTCAGACTTTAACGAGAAGTATTCTGGCTGAGAATTCTCCTTATTATGAAACGGGAGTTAAAATTGGTTATACTTCAGAATCTGGAGAATGGTATTTGGCCGGAATGTATTTAAACGGTTGGCAAAGAATTGAAAAAGTAGAAGGCAATCAGACTCCTGCTTTTGGAACGCAGGTTACTTTTAAGCCATCGGATAATGTGACTTTGAACTGGAGCACTTATGTTGGAAACGAACAGCCGGATATTGATAAAAAATGGCGTTATTTCAATAACTTTTACGGACAATTTAAAGTAGCTGAAAAAGTGAATCTGACAACTGGATTTGATATTGGTTCTCAGCAATCGGCTAAAGGAAGCGAAAAATATGACGTTTGGTTCTCTCCTGTTTTGATTCTACAATACAAACCGACTGATAAAATTCAGTTGGCAGCACGTGGAGAATATTACAGCGACGAAAAAGGCGTAATCATCGCAACAGAATCTCCAAACGGATTTAAAACTTACGGATTTTCAGCTAACTTTGATTACTTAGTTACTGATAATGTTATGTTTAGAATTGAAGCAAGAAATCTGTCAAGCAAGGATGAAATTTTTACAAATAAAGATAATCTTCCAACGGATACGAATACGTTTGTAACAACTTCGCTGGCGATTAGTTTCTAG
- a CDS encoding K(+)-transporting ATPase subunit C, which produces MKNLFSILKLTAVTLILFAIIYPLAIYGIAQIAPNQGKGETISINGKVIGYQKIGQKFDKSNYFWGRPSAVDYNAAGSAGSNKGPSNAEYLALVQKRIDTLLLVHPYLKKSDIPADMVTASGSGLDPNISPQGALIQVKRIAKERKLDEAKVKVLVESKINTAIVGPETVNVLELNVALDQLR; this is translated from the coding sequence ATGAAAAATCTATTTTCTATACTAAAACTTACTGCGGTTACATTAATTCTATTTGCAATTATTTATCCTCTTGCGATTTACGGAATCGCACAAATTGCTCCCAATCAAGGAAAAGGAGAAACTATTTCGATTAACGGAAAAGTAATTGGTTATCAAAAAATCGGACAAAAGTTTGATAAATCAAATTATTTCTGGGGAAGACCTTCGGCTGTAGATTACAATGCTGCAGGAAGTGCTGGAAGTAACAAAGGTCCAAGCAATGCCGAATATTTGGCTTTGGTTCAAAAAAGAATTGATACACTTTTATTGGTTCATCCTTATTTGAAAAAATCTGATATTCCAGCTGATATGGTTACGGCTTCCGGAAGTGGTCTAGATCCGAATATTTCTCCCCAAGGCGCTTTGATTCAGGTTAAAAGAATTGCTAAAGAAAGAAAACTGGATGAGGCTAAAGTAAAAGTTTTGGTAGAATCTAAAATTAATACTGCCATTGTTGGGCCTGAGACGGTTAATGTTTTGGAATTGAATGTGGCGCTTGATCAGCTTCGCTAA
- the kdpB gene encoding potassium-transporting ATPase subunit KdpB, with amino-acid sequence MTTNKSTSLFESKQVKEAFAQSFVKLNPKMMVKNPVMFTVEIGTAIMFAVCISILMGANDQGSFIYNLIVFLILFATLLFANFAEAIAEARGKAQADSLRKTREETPARQILPNGEIKNVSSSTLKKDDIFICEAGDLIAADGEIIEGLATIDESAITGESAPVIREAGGDKSSVTGGTKVLSDKIKVKVTSEPGESFLDKMIALVEGASRQKTPNEIALTILLAAFTLIFVIVCVTLKPFADYANAPITIAAFIALFVCLIPTTIGGLLSAIGIAGMDRALRANVITKSGKAVETAGDIDVLLLDKTGTITIGNRKATNFYPTKGISFDDFVKSAVLSSLADDTPEGKSILELSEMIDVKSEAKASFLQTTSDIAHTIKFTAETRTSGVVLKDGTNIRKGAQDAAKKIALQAGNVFPEDTAQQVISISSNGGTPLVVIKNNEIQGVIELQDIIKTGMKERFERLRRMGIKTVMVTGDNPLTAKFIAEKAGVDDFIAEAKPEDKMNYIRKEQAEGRLVAMMGDGTNDAPALAQANVGVAMNSGTQAAKEAGNMVDLDNDPTKLIEIVEIGKQLLMTRGTLTTFSIANDVAKYFAIVPALFITAIPALQGLNIMHLHSPESAILSAVIFNAIIIPILIPLALKGVEYRPIGASAILKRNLLIYGLGGLIVPFIGIKLIDVIVALFM; translated from the coding sequence ATGACAACTAATAAATCCACATCATTGTTTGAAAGTAAACAAGTAAAGGAAGCATTCGCGCAGTCTTTTGTGAAGCTGAATCCGAAAATGATGGTTAAAAATCCGGTAATGTTTACCGTAGAAATCGGAACTGCGATTATGTTTGCGGTCTGCATTTCAATATTAATGGGCGCAAACGATCAGGGAAGTTTTATCTATAATTTGATTGTTTTCCTAATTTTATTTGCAACGCTTTTGTTTGCCAATTTCGCTGAAGCGATTGCCGAAGCTCGAGGAAAAGCACAAGCCGACAGTTTAAGAAAAACCCGTGAAGAAACTCCTGCAAGACAAATTCTGCCAAATGGAGAAATAAAAAATGTAAGTTCTTCAACATTAAAAAAAGACGATATTTTCATTTGTGAAGCGGGGGATTTAATTGCTGCCGATGGAGAAATTATCGAAGGGTTGGCCACAATCGACGAAAGTGCCATTACCGGAGAAAGTGCTCCAGTAATTCGCGAAGCCGGCGGTGATAAATCTTCGGTTACAGGAGGAACAAAAGTGCTCTCTGATAAAATTAAAGTAAAAGTAACTTCTGAGCCTGGCGAAAGCTTTTTAGATAAAATGATTGCTTTGGTTGAAGGTGCAAGCCGTCAGAAAACACCAAACGAAATTGCTTTGACCATTTTGTTAGCAGCTTTTACCTTAATCTTCGTAATTGTCTGCGTTACCTTAAAACCGTTTGCCGATTATGCCAACGCTCCTATTACAATCGCTGCTTTTATTGCGCTATTCGTTTGTTTAATTCCAACTACAATTGGAGGTTTACTTTCTGCTATTGGTATTGCGGGAATGGACAGAGCTTTACGTGCCAACGTAATTACAAAATCTGGTAAAGCCGTTGAAACTGCCGGAGATATTGATGTCTTGCTTTTGGATAAAACCGGAACAATCACAATTGGAAACAGAAAAGCAACGAATTTTTATCCGACAAAAGGAATCTCTTTTGATGATTTCGTTAAATCGGCTGTTTTGAGTTCGCTTGCAGATGATACTCCGGAAGGGAAAAGTATTCTCGAGTTAAGTGAAATGATTGATGTGAAAAGTGAAGCGAAAGCCAGCTTTTTACAAACTACTTCTGACATCGCGCACACTATCAAGTTTACTGCCGAAACCAGAACTTCGGGAGTAGTATTAAAAGATGGAACCAATATTAGAAAAGGTGCACAAGATGCAGCAAAAAAAATTGCTTTACAAGCAGGAAATGTTTTCCCTGAAGATACAGCACAGCAAGTAATTTCTATTTCGTCTAACGGAGGAACGCCTTTAGTAGTTATTAAAAACAACGAAATTCAAGGTGTAATCGAATTACAAGATATCATTAAAACCGGAATGAAAGAACGTTTCGAACGCTTACGCCGAATGGGAATCAAAACAGTTATGGTTACAGGAGATAATCCTCTGACAGCTAAGTTTATTGCTGAGAAAGCTGGTGTAGATGATTTTATCGCTGAAGCTAAACCTGAAGATAAAATGAACTATATCCGAAAAGAGCAAGCTGAAGGACGCTTGGTTGCCATGATGGGTGACGGAACAAACGATGCTCCTGCCCTTGCGCAAGCGAATGTTGGAGTTGCCATGAACAGCGGAACTCAAGCGGCAAAAGAAGCCGGAAACATGGTCGATCTTGACAATGATCCAACGAAATTAATCGAAATTGTCGAAATTGGAAAACAGCTTTTAATGACTCGAGGAACTTTGACTACGTTCTCAATCGCTAATGACGTTGCGAAATATTTTGCGATTGTTCCTGCGTTGTTTATTACTGCAATTCCAGCGCTTCAAGGTTTGAATATTATGCATCTGCATAGTCCTGAAAGTGCCATTTTATCGGCGGTAATTTTCAATGCGATTATCATTCCGATCTTGATTCCGCTTGCGCTGAAAGGTGTTGAATATCGTCCGATTGGTGCGAGTGCTATTTTAAAACGAAATCTTTTGATTTATGGCCTTGGCGGATTAATTGTTCCTTTTATTGGAATCAAACTGATTGACGTGATTGTTGCACTTTTTATGTAA
- the kdpA gene encoding potassium-transporting ATPase subunit KdpA: MNTELLGVIGIFILTIILAIPLGKYIAKVFTGNKTLLDPIFNPLEKFIFKLSGINPAEEMNWKQHLKALLSINMVWFFLCFFVLLFQGSLPLNPDNNPSMTPDLAFNTAISFLVNCDLQHYSGESGVSYLSQLVLMFLQFVSAGVGIAAAAMVFTAMKERTTDKLGNFYNYFVKSCTRILLPLSAIVAIVLVFSGTPMTFEGKDSITTLQGDHVEVSRGPAAAFIAIKHIGTNGGGFFGANSAHPLENPTYFTNAVELWAQMIVPFAMIFALGFFLNKRKFAYIIFGVMTVGFLLLVIPTISSEINGNPAIAKMGIAQTTGAMEGKEVRFGPAISGFWSIATTVISTGSVNSMHDSSMPVSGAMQLLAMMVNAFYGGCGVGYLNFYIFIILAVFISGLMVGRTPEFLGKKIEAREVKIAAFIAILHPLLILAGTALASYFAAHDTAMGYWFSGNATGWLNNPGNHGFSEMLYEYTSSAANNGSGFEGLGDNNPFWNITTGIVLLLSRFIPIIGPLAIAGLLAGKKYIPESAGTLKTDTSIFGIMIFAVIAIIAALSFFPALALGPLAEFFTLK, encoded by the coding sequence ATGAACACAGAATTATTAGGCGTCATTGGTATTTTTATCCTCACTATTATTTTAGCCATTCCGTTAGGGAAATATATTGCTAAAGTTTTTACGGGAAATAAAACCCTACTTGACCCGATTTTCAATCCGCTTGAAAAATTTATTTTTAAACTCAGCGGCATTAATCCAGCCGAAGAAATGAACTGGAAACAGCACTTAAAAGCACTTTTGAGCATCAATATGGTTTGGTTTTTTCTTTGCTTTTTTGTCTTGCTTTTTCAGGGTTCTTTGCCTTTAAACCCAGATAACAATCCGTCAATGACACCTGATTTGGCATTTAATACTGCCATTTCATTTTTAGTCAATTGTGATTTGCAACATTATTCAGGCGAAAGTGGTGTTTCTTACTTATCACAGCTAGTTTTAATGTTTCTACAATTCGTTTCTGCTGGTGTCGGAATCGCTGCTGCTGCAATGGTTTTCACTGCAATGAAAGAAAGAACTACAGATAAGCTAGGAAATTTCTATAATTATTTTGTAAAAAGCTGTACTCGTATTTTATTACCGCTTTCAGCAATTGTCGCTATTGTTTTGGTTTTCAGCGGCACTCCAATGACTTTTGAAGGAAAAGATTCCATTACAACTTTACAAGGCGATCACGTTGAAGTATCACGCGGACCAGCCGCAGCTTTTATTGCTATTAAACATATTGGTACAAACGGTGGTGGATTCTTCGGAGCCAACTCCGCTCACCCATTAGAAAACCCAACTTATTTTACTAATGCCGTAGAACTTTGGGCACAAATGATTGTTCCGTTTGCAATGATTTTTGCACTTGGATTTTTCCTAAATAAACGAAAGTTTGCTTACATCATTTTTGGTGTTATGACCGTTGGATTTTTACTTCTTGTAATTCCGACAATCTCGAGCGAAATCAACGGAAATCCTGCTATTGCAAAAATGGGAATTGCACAGACAACTGGAGCAATGGAAGGAAAAGAAGTTCGTTTTGGTCCAGCTATTTCAGGATTTTGGAGCATTGCTACAACTGTAATTTCTACAGGATCTGTAAATAGCATGCACGATAGTTCAATGCCAGTTTCTGGAGCTATGCAATTATTAGCCATGATGGTCAATGCTTTTTATGGCGGATGCGGTGTAGGTTACCTCAACTTTTACATCTTTATTATTCTGGCTGTATTTATTTCTGGTTTAATGGTTGGCCGAACTCCTGAATTTCTAGGAAAGAAAATCGAAGCTCGGGAAGTTAAAATTGCTGCCTTTATTGCCATTCTTCATCCTTTATTGATTTTAGCAGGAACAGCTTTGGCTTCTTATTTTGCTGCACATGATACCGCAATGGGTTATTGGTTCAGCGGAAACGCAACAGGCTGGTTAAACAATCCTGGCAACCACGGATTTTCTGAAATGTTATACGAATATACTTCGAGCGCTGCTAACAACGGTTCTGGTTTTGAAGGTTTGGGAGATAATAATCCGTTTTGGAATATCACTACAGGAATTGTATTACTTCTAAGCCGTTTTATTCCAATTATTGGTCCGTTAGCTATTGCTGGTTTATTGGCAGGTAAAAAATACATTCCTGAAAGTGCAGGAACTTTAAAAACCGATACTTCCATTTTTGGAATAATGATTTTTGCTGTGATTGCCATTATTGCTGCTTTATCGTTCTTTCCTGCATTAGCTCTTGGTCCATTGGCAGAATTCTTTACTTTAAAATAA
- the kdpF gene encoding K(+)-transporting ATPase subunit F: MTALFIVSIAVFVYLIYVLIKPEKF, translated from the coding sequence ATGACTGCACTATTTATTGTTTCAATCGCCGTTTTCGTGTATTTGATTTATGTTTTAATCAAACCCGAGAAATTTTAA
- a CDS encoding sigma-54 dependent transcriptional regulator — MTHKILIIDDEEKLRSLLARIIKSEGFEVFEAKDLKSGFKKLEQTEIDVVLCDVKLPDGNGVDFLQNIKNSFPLTEVILLTAFGNIPDGVQAMKNGAFDYIVKGDDNDKIIPLLYKAVEKVQLQKKVQQLEKRINDKYSFNTIIGKSKGIEQVIDLAQKVAKTDSTVLLMGETGTGKEVFAQAIHENSNRAGKSFVALNCSTFTKEILESELFGHKQGAFTGAVKDKKGFIEEANGGTLFLDEIGEMPIDLQAKLLRVLETSEYIPVGDTTPKKSNFRLIAATNRDLKTESDEHRFRSDLYFRLNIFEIKLPSLRERIKDIPLLANYYVTQFSEKTNKKALRIADDFLQKLENYSWPGNIRELKNVIERSVILSNGDILTSDVLPYEMQHQAENNSKPLSAFSMQSVEKLHIQKVLNYTKGNKAETARLLEIGIATLYRKIEEYGIQ, encoded by the coding sequence ATGACACACAAAATTTTAATTATAGACGACGAAGAAAAACTAAGAAGTCTGTTAGCGCGAATTATAAAATCAGAAGGATTTGAAGTTTTTGAAGCCAAAGATTTAAAATCTGGTTTTAAGAAATTGGAACAAACCGAAATTGATGTCGTTTTGTGCGATGTAAAATTACCAGACGGAAATGGCGTTGATTTTCTTCAAAACATAAAAAACAGTTTTCCTCTAACAGAAGTAATTCTGCTGACGGCTTTCGGAAATATTCCCGATGGCGTTCAGGCCATGAAAAACGGCGCTTTCGATTATATTGTAAAAGGCGACGATAACGATAAAATTATTCCGCTTCTTTATAAAGCTGTCGAAAAAGTGCAATTGCAGAAAAAAGTCCAACAACTTGAAAAACGAATCAATGATAAATATTCTTTCAATACCATAATTGGAAAATCAAAAGGAATCGAACAAGTTATTGATTTGGCACAAAAAGTAGCAAAAACCGATTCGACTGTTTTACTTATGGGAGAAACCGGAACCGGAAAAGAAGTTTTTGCGCAGGCGATTCATGAAAACAGCAATCGTGCAGGAAAATCTTTTGTGGCGCTGAACTGCAGTACTTTCACAAAAGAAATTTTAGAAAGCGAACTTTTCGGTCATAAACAAGGCGCATTTACAGGAGCTGTAAAAGATAAAAAAGGTTTTATTGAAGAAGCAAATGGCGGAACTTTGTTTCTGGATGAAATTGGTGAAATGCCAATTGATCTTCAGGCGAAATTATTGCGTGTTTTAGAAACTTCCGAATATATTCCCGTTGGAGACACGACTCCAAAAAAATCAAATTTCAGATTAATTGCTGCTACAAATCGTGATTTAAAAACAGAAAGTGATGAACATCGTTTCCGTTCTGATTTGTATTTCCGTTTGAATATTTTCGAAATTAAATTGCCTTCTTTGCGAGAAAGAATTAAAGATATTCCGCTTTTGGCTAATTATTACGTGACGCAGTTTTCTGAAAAAACAAATAAAAAAGCTTTACGGATTGCTGATGACTTTTTACAAAAATTGGAAAACTATTCTTGGCCAGGAAATATCCGCGAGCTTAAAAATGTCATCGAAAGATCGGTTATTTTGAGCAATGGAGATATTTTGACTTCAGATGTTCTTCCTTATGAAATGCAACATCAAGCTGAAAATAATTCAAAACCTCTGTCAGCTTTCTCCATGCAAAGTGTTGAGAAACTCCATATTCAAAAGGTTTTAAATTATACGAAAGGAAATAAGGCTGAAACCGCGAGATTATTGGAAATTGGAATTGCAACTTTGTATAGAAAAATTGAAGAATATGGGATTCAATAG